The genomic region CTCTCAATTATGAGTACCGGACCGGAGCAATTGGTTCTGTTCTCAAATTAATCTCTCATAAGAATTGGCATATAACTATAATTTGCAGGTTAATTCGAGGCATCGATCCCATTAAGGGATTGCCTGTAACAAGATGGATCCAAGCCAAATGCAGGCCACCCTCTTACAACAAGACATATTCAGACAATAAACAGAGATGAGCAACAATTAAACCTAGTTAAGGATTTGATCCTCAAGTAGAAAACAAAGATAACAGATGACGAAATTTAACAAGATATCATACAAGAGTAGCACTTCATATTTACATTTCAATGTTTTGAAGCCATTTCGGCAGACACTTATACATCAATTGAGTGCAGCAGCATAAAGTGCATGTAACATTTATACACATGAACAAACAATACACAAATCATGCATTTCATGACATAAGTAAACAGATAGATATGCAGGCGTCATAGGTCGTTCTAACAACGTTGCCTGGAATATCCATAAGCCGGTTTCAGAGGAGAAGCAGAGCTATAGCTGAAGAATTGAGGAAGATAACTGCTGCATCGTCGTCTGGGGTTATCAAAAGAATTCATGGCGGGTTGGTTTAGGTACGCATATTTGCTCTTAGTCCACCTGAGTTATTAAGTACTCAAAGATGTTAGCATAAAGTCTCAAATCCATACATAAGTGCTAGTTGCTCCTAAAGGCAACTAAAGTTGACTTGAGCACATTGTCAGAATACTAAGTTGTTCTTTCCAATTCATAATCATCTGTTAGAATTATTTCTTTGAGGGAAATTGACTGTTAATGAAGTTCTTACCAGTCCTTTATTCCCACCCTTATCTCTTTATTCTCGTACTTTTCGGTGTCGTTGCTCCGATCATCCTCCTTTAAGGATTCTTCAAATTGCCGGTAATCTTCATCCTGCACATGGGATCTTTTTAGACAGAGGTGCAATGTTGAAGTTTCAGAATGCAACTATTCATCAATAGGACATCAATTGCTGAAATTAAACATTTATGTAACAGTGAATTGTACTACCAAAAGTTCATCAATAAACAACGACCTAACTTTCTTGCTTAATAACCAAATTTAccgataattttttattaaaataacttttCAGGTAAGTCACTCTTATCTAAATTTAGCGATGAGCTTTTCCTTTCCGATTTTGcaagaaaaattaccaatcAAAGTCTATGCTAATAGCAAGAGTATATTCATCGTTATCAATAAGTTTAAAGTCGTGAGTTCGAAATCCACGAGACGTTTGAGTATGATAATACCAGACTCAACGACAACACGTAATCAATAAGCTGAAAGTGTTTAaccttaaaatacaaaaacagaGTAACAGAGGGACAACCTTGGATGGGATGATATGTCAGAATCCATCCTCCGGATAATTAAAAGTCGCTACTGAATTCAAGTAAAAGCGCCAATCATGAAAGAACACTTACAGAGAGGTTGCGAGCCCTGAGGCGAGCTGCAGCCTTCACGGCGGCGTAGAGGGGATCTTCCTCCACCATGCGCCCTANNNNNNNNNNNNNNNNNNNNNNNNNNNNNNNNNNNNNNNNNNNNCCCTTAAAGAGGGGTGGCGAGCCCGGGGGGGGGCGCCAGCCTTCACGGCGGCGTAGAGGTGATCTTCCTCCACCATGCGCCTTATCTTCCAGTAACGAGCGATCTCCTGATTGGTCACGCTTTTTACTACAACAGACGCAGCAGCCATTTGTTTCCTTAAACTACGAACAAGATGATTCTGTATCAGTGGAATAGGAGATGCAGATGCAGATGTTGCGTACTTTGGTGGTTGTATTAGTGAATTTGCAGAAATTAAGTcttatttatttcaagttttatttgaCTACGAAAGGAACAGTAATCTGATGTATAGAATTCCTATACAACATTGACTTTGCCGCTATTGCTTGTACGTACGGGTGCCGCAACAAATCAAAAATTTACTTGTGAGGAATCTTGATGAATTATtgaagtgtaataataataataatgatatgtttttgtcccattttcattaaatttatttgatcctGTCTAGACTTGCTCTTCATTGGGTTTAAGGATTATATATCTGCTCTCCAACTATGTGACCTGACAAAATGCGAGGTTATGGcgtcaaatttcatcgaatataagaatatttattttattttatataaatttattataataaatatttatctttgaGCTCAGTTTATTATAATGTGACTTTATTGGACGTTATTAGTTGTAATAACTATTCATCTAAtttaaagggaaaaagaaaaaagaagaaacagtGATGTATGTGAATAGTATCTGAGAATGAGACATATGTTAAGATTATTTATATCACTTCATATTTATACAAACGGGatgaataattgaataatagttattgtcttaatttatgtatgaattaaaatttattttttatcttaaaaaattgatcaaaataatgatttgagtattatttctcataattatatatatttgttacaaCCCAGGAatcacaaga from Sesamum indicum cultivar Zhongzhi No. 13 linkage group LG3, S_indicum_v1.0, whole genome shotgun sequence harbors:
- the LOC105159125 gene encoding uncharacterized protein LOC105159125 isoform X1, whose amino-acid sequence is MAAASVVVKSVTNQEIARYWKIRRMVEEDHLYAAVKAAARLRARNLSDEDYRQFEESLKEDDRSNDTEKYENKEIRVGIKDWWTKSKYAYLNQPAMNSFDNPRRRCSSYLPQFFSYSSASPLKPAYGYSRQRC
- the LOC105159125 gene encoding uncharacterized protein LOC105159125 isoform X2 codes for the protein MAAASVVVKSVTNQEIARYWKIRRMVEEDHLYAAVKAAARLRARNLSDEDYRQFEESLKEDDRSNDTEKYENKEIRVGIKDWWTKSKYAYLNQPAMNSFDNPRRRCSSYLPQFFSYSSASPLKPAYGYSRQRC